DNA sequence from the Lagenorhynchus albirostris chromosome 13, mLagAlb1.1, whole genome shotgun sequence genome:
GGATAAATGGTAGGTTCTGGAGGGAGGAAGCATTAGAGTTAGGATACAGAGTTCACCTGAAGGTCCTGCTACCCTGAGCAAGGAGCTTCCCTGTGGGCTGAGACTTGCGctgtcctcccttccctccaggccATCTGTGAATCGACACAGGCCCTCCTATTTGGCCCTAGCTCATCCCCTCTTCCCCATGGACTCTTCCCTCCTGCCATGGGCAGAACCATCCTccttttttcagtgttttagCTTCTTGTCCTGTTTTTCCCATCCCTAAAATTCTATTCCTGGGGAGAGAGAACACCAGCAGCCATAACTTGTCTCTCCTAAGCCTACTCCTAACTCAAGGTGGTCAATACAGACTCCTGAGAACTGGGAACTCCAGCCCCCTGGCACCCTCACAGCTGGCTGGATCCGAGGGCAGGACAGTAAGCATGAGTGCTTATCTGCATAAGGCAGTGTTGGCAGTGCCACTGTGGCAGGATGTGGGGAGGCACAGGACTCCTGGGCATGCCTGAGAGGGGAAAGAAAGTCCTAAGAACCAAGGACGTGGGCTTATTCATCGTAGAAATCGACATGGGCTCCAGACTTGAACTTGTCCTTTTGCAGCAAATTCAGAAGTTTCTGGGCTGATATCCTGCAATCCACAAGTTCCCCTTTTGTCTTCAGATCCTGCAGCCTTTTTCGCAAGTCTGGGTCCACAGAGGTTTCCCGGGCTAACTGCTGCATGTCTGTGTCCAGGGGACCTAGGGGATGAAGAGAAGAAGATGAGGCAGGGGCCCATGATGTATGTGTGGAGTTGGGTGGAGTCAGGTGTGGCCAGAGGCAACGCCTCATCTTGGCTGACACATGGTCAGGATCACCAAGGCTCCACACTGTCACCACTGAGCTCCAGACTCAAATTTCACTGTCCACTAAACATGGTCCCTCTAGACCACCAAATCTACAGATTCACACTACCCTATCACCCCTTCCCCAAGCCCCAGCAGCCAAGTGCAGAGAGAGACACCATCCCCATGGGAGAAGAAGAGTGAAGTGAGCACCCAACTTCCTTGGGGGCTCCCGAGTCAGCCTGACTCCAGCACCAGGCCAACTCCCATGGCCCTAGGTGGCCCAGGGCCTGCCTCCAGAGATAGGCCCTGCCTATGAACCCAGGCCTCCAGCTCATCCTGACACCCAGCTCCAGtggtcccagcagccccaggcacTTCCCAAAGCCCCAGGCAGCTCCTGGAACTCCAGGCTCCTAGAGGGCCCCGGAGAAGCCAGGCCCCTGATCCACTCCAGCACCAGCTGGCTCCCATGGCCTCAAGTGGTTCCCATGGCGCCAGGCTCCTGGCACACCCCAGCACTAGCCAACTCCCGTGGCCCTACATGGCTCCTGTAGGTCACAGTGTCTGTGAACCTAGGCTTTAGGTGGGCACTCTCAAACCAGACTCCCAGTTGGTCTAGTGCCAGGATGACTACTGTGGACCCAGGCTTTGTACCCACCCCAGCAACAGGCTGCCTTAGGACTCTAGTGGCAAAACTGCCACAGACATCACCAGATGGCCCACCCAGAATCACTAAAAGAGTTGACTGGTGAAGGGCTCTGCCTACTGAACTCAGTCTATAAAGACTGGAAGAGGTGTCTACTTCCTCAAATGTACAAATACCAACACAAGGCCACAAGATCATGAATAATCAAGGAAACATGGCACCACTGAAGGGAAGTAATACAACTCTGATGACGGACCCTAAAGAAATGAGATGTATGAACtgcctgacaaagaattcagaataatcctcttAAAGAAATTCTGTGAACTCTAAGAAAACACAGACACctaaatgaaattaggaaaacaatgcatgaacaaaaagagaagttcaacaaagaaacagaaaccatttgaaaaaaaacaaacaaaaacaaaccaaaatctagagttgaagaatacaatgactgaaCTGAAGAATTTGATAGAGTTCAACAGCAGACTCAACCAAGCAGGAAAAATTAGTGAACTAGAAAACAGGGCATTTGAAATTATCTagtcagaggagcaaaaaggaaaaagaatgtaaaagagtgaagaaagactACATGAACTAAGGAttaccattaaaagaaacaatctCTGTATTATGGAGtcccagagagaaaaaaggaacagaaagctTAAATAATAGttgagaacttcccaaatctcTGAGAAGAGATTTGCACATCCAAGTTTATGAAGCTAATATTTCAACCCCAAATTATCTTCTCCAAGACACCAGGACTAGATAGTTTCACTGGTAAACTGTGTCtgttttttatgccaataccgtaatattttgattactgtagctttgtaatatagtttgaaatcaaggcgagtgatgctggagaactttgttcttctttctcaagattgctttggctcatgaggttccaaacaaattttagaattgtttgttctatttctgtgaaaaatgccatgggaaatttgatagggattgcattaaatctgtagattgggttggatagtatggacattttaaaaatattaattcttccaatccatgagcatggcaTCTTTCCATTTTGTaccttcttcaaattctttcatcaatgtcttatagttttcagtttacaggtcttttacctccttggttaaatttattcccaggtattttattctgtttgatgcaactgtaaacgggactattaatttttctttctgatacttcattattagtgtatagaaatgcaactgattttttacattgttttgtatcctgcaactttactgaatttgtttattagttctaacaattttttggTGAAGTCTCTAGGGTTTCctatatataatatgtcatctgcaaatagagacagttttacctcttccttcccaatttggatgccttttatttttcttgtctaattgctctgactgggacttccaatactatgttgaatagaagtgggaAGAATggcttccttgtcttgttcctgatcttagaggaaaagcttttagcttttcaccattgagtatattAGTTGTGGGCTTGTCAACTTCCTCATGATGTCCAGGGCAGCCCCCTGAAATGTAACCCAGTCACATGGCACTCTAGAGTTTGCTCTGCTCCTGACTATGGTTTCCATTTGCTCTCTGTTGACTGAGTGAGTCCTAGGCTGAGCTCAGGGTGGGTGCTGAGTTGAATATTAGCTGCAAGAATAACTGTATTACATTAGGGAGGGACAGAAGGAGGATTGGGTACTAGAGAGCATAAGGAAGTAGAAACTGCATTGATCATGACCTTGGAGGCAAGGTTTGATCCTGGCTATGCTGCATCTGGACTTTGGCCGGGTTAATCTACCTCTTTGCCGCTAGGGTTCCAAGGGGAATAGACTACTGGATCTCTATCTAAGTTGCTCAGACATCATGCAACAGCTATGTCACCACCTTCTAATTCCAGCAACCTCAAGCTGAAAACAGAAGCCTCACTCTTAACAAAGGTGTACAGTGGCATCATGGTAGGATGATGAGAAACCAGACCAAGTACCACAAGACCCCCTACCCTTTAACTTTCATGAGGACGGGGCTCTATCTTATTTATCTCAGCATTCCCCAGTGTTCCAGCACAGTTCAGCATGGGATGGTCAGCATTCAACAATGTCTGTCTGCTCTTCATTCAGCTAACATTCACTGCGGACTGGCTCAGTGGGGTGCTttactaggtgctggggatataaagatgaatagtGCATAATGCCTGCTTTCAAGGCTTTCCTATGCAGAGAGAGAAGTAGAgaagtatatatagatataaagatAATACAGTGTGATAAGTCCTATCTAACAATTACAAATGCTAACAATTAGATAGCCCTTCACAGTTTGGGATCACTTTTACATGTTTTACCTCATTCAGTCCTACAAACTGCCCTGTGAGACAGGTAGCATCTTCCCCGTTTCACATGAAGAAATGAGGTACAGGCCTGGAATTCAAATCCTAATCATCTCTCAAACTTTAACATCTCAGACTTTCTGGCCCCACCCCCAAGTTCAGGCAGCTGCCCACTCTCAATCCATACCTGATAACTACagctccctgcccctgccagcACTAACTTTCTTGCAGCCTATATTTCCCTTAAGGAGTGATGGGTCATGATTCAAGGACAAAATATTCTATGGGTCCTTTcctggaggagacagagaaggctCCTTGCCCAGTCTCCAAAGGGTAACCAGTCGGTTCTGGGGACAGGGATGGCAGTAATGCTTCACCTACCTGGGGCATAGCTCAGCACCCTCACACTAGGTTCCTCTGCGGCCAGAACCTGGAACATCATGTTACGGGCAGCCTTCCCCGCACAGTACAGTGCCCAGCCCTTGAAGGGCTGCAGGGCACAGACGGACGAGATATTAACCACAGTCCTACTGAGCCCAGGACTGTCCGGGAAGGCCTTCAGAATGCTGGAAGTCAGGCAGAGCATGGAGGTCAAGTTCAGAGCCCAGTAGTTGTTCACTTCAGCTGGGTCAGCCAGGTCTACGAAGCGTTTGGACACATCTCCAAGACTGCCTGAAAAAACAGACCTTAGGAATCACTCAGGGCAGGCGgggttttctcttctcccagCCCTCTTCAAACTCTTCCAGACACCTCCTTCCCATCCAGACCTAAAGGAGGAGTCTCCCTAGTGTTTCTGAAGACACCtccctcttcccagctctgcagaCACGAATACCTGGGGAACCCACTCACCTGAAGCTTCAAAGTGAGAAAGCGCATGCCCTTCTCTGGGGCTGGGGTTCGGGGGAACTCTGGGGGCCATTTGGAGAAGTGGGGGAATTTACTTCTGCTGGGAGACCCCATGCCCTAACTCACGCCTCCGCCAGAGAGCGCTGAGCAAGACGATCAGAGAAGTTCTTGGCGTTGAAAGGTGAGGGGGGGAAGAAGGGGGAGAGAACGAGCCCCAGACATCACCAGGTCTTCCTCCACACCCCGCTGAAACTAGGGCTTTCAGGCGTCTT
Encoded proteins:
- the SPR gene encoding sepiapterin reductase — its product is MEGCVGKVGGLGRALCVLTGASRGFGRTLAHLLAPLLSPGSVLVLSARSDEALRQLEAELGAEWPGLRLVRVTADLSAEAGLQQLLGALRELPRPEGLQRVLLINNAGSLGDVSKRFVDLADPAEVNNYWALNLTSMLCLTSSILKAFPDSPGLSRTVVNISSVCALQPFKGWALYCAGKAARNMMFQVLAAEEPSVRVLSYAPGPLDTDMQQLARETSVDPDLRKRLQDLKTKGELVDCRISAQKLLNLLQKDKFKSGAHVDFYDE